In one window of Pseudomonas benzenivorans DNA:
- a CDS encoding TolC family outer membrane protein, with translation MRAINPLWASMLLAMACTQSQAMTLSEAIQATLDNHPEIHAGINSRLSSDEEVRIAKGGYLPTVDLLVGYGREHTDSPTTRARVPGSHNTETLNYQNAELRLRQMLFDGFNTPNEVARTEAVVNSRAYRVLGTSESLALRTVEVYLDILKRRELVSLAKNNLLAHQRINDQIDLRSRQGVGSAADLDQSQARLALAENNLYTEQVNLADAEANFFSAVGRMPDELASPASVRGDMPADLASARQLVMDNNPFLKSAQADVHAAEKQYEVAKSPFYPRFDVELATNADDNVQGDEGHSNGWRAAVVMNYNLFNGMRDKARLQSTAHQINESMDIRNNALRVLNENLALAWNAMENARLQTPKARDYADYTARVREAYQQQFRLGQRTLLDLLDSENELFTANRRYTEVRYTEEFAMYRVIAAMGDLLRQQQVVVPAEAVALSEVKSEARLPEMK, from the coding sequence ATGCGCGCTATCAATCCCCTCTGGGCCAGCATGCTGCTAGCAATGGCTTGCACCCAGTCCCAGGCGATGACCCTGTCGGAGGCGATCCAAGCCACCCTGGATAATCACCCCGAGATTCATGCTGGAATCAACAGTCGTCTCTCGTCAGATGAAGAAGTCAGAATCGCCAAGGGCGGCTACCTGCCGACCGTCGATCTGCTGGTGGGCTACGGCCGCGAGCACACCGACAGCCCGACCACTCGTGCGCGAGTACCGGGCTCCCACAACACGGAAACCCTCAACTACCAGAACGCCGAACTGCGTCTGCGGCAGATGTTGTTCGACGGTTTCAACACCCCCAATGAAGTGGCCCGCACCGAGGCGGTGGTCAACTCGCGCGCCTACCGCGTGCTCGGCACCTCGGAAAGCCTCGCGCTACGCACCGTGGAGGTTTACCTCGATATTCTGAAGCGCCGCGAGCTGGTCAGCCTGGCGAAGAACAACCTGCTCGCCCATCAGCGCATCAACGACCAGATCGACCTGCGCAGCCGCCAGGGCGTCGGCAGCGCCGCCGACCTCGACCAGTCCCAGGCTCGCCTGGCTCTGGCCGAGAACAACCTGTACACCGAACAAGTCAACCTGGCCGACGCCGAGGCGAACTTCTTCAGCGCCGTCGGCCGGATGCCCGACGAACTGGCCTCCCCCGCCAGCGTACGGGGCGACATGCCGGCGGATCTGGCCAGCGCCCGGCAGCTGGTGATGGATAACAACCCCTTCCTGAAGTCGGCCCAAGCCGATGTCCACGCCGCCGAGAAGCAGTACGAAGTGGCCAAGTCGCCGTTCTACCCGCGCTTCGACGTGGAACTGGCGACCAATGCCGACGACAACGTGCAAGGCGATGAGGGCCACTCCAACGGTTGGCGCGCCGCGGTGGTGATGAACTACAACCTGTTCAATGGCATGCGCGACAAGGCCCGTTTGCAATCCACCGCGCACCAGATCAACGAATCCATGGATATCCGCAACAACGCCTTGCGCGTACTCAACGAGAATCTCGCCCTGGCCTGGAACGCCATGGAGAACGCCCGTCTGCAAACGCCCAAGGCACGCGACTACGCCGACTACACTGCAAGGGTACGCGAGGCCTATCAACAGCAGTTCCGCCTGGGCCAACGCACCCTGCTCGACCTGCTCGACAGCGAGAATGAGCTCTTCACCGCCAACCGTCGCTACACAGAGGTGCGTTACACCGAAGAGTTCGCCATGTACCGCGTCATCGCGGCCATGGGGGATCTGCTGCGCCAGCAACAGGTCGTAGTGCCGGCCGAAGCCGTCGCCCTTTCAGAGGTAAAGAGCGAGGCACGCCTGCCGGAAATGAAGTAG